In Thermus aquaticus, the sequence TCCTCCCGGGCTCCGTAGCGATCCACCTCCCCCTGGAGGTTCCAGTGGGCGGGGATCCTCTTTGGGAGCTGGAAGTAGGCGAACAAGGTGAGGGCCCAGGTGAGGAGGAGGCCCAAGGGGGCAAGCCACCGAGCCATGGGGAAAGTATAGCATAGGGGGTATGGAGGCCGTCGTCTTGGCTGGGGGCGAAGAGGCCTGGGCCAGGAAGTATGGGGTGCGGAGCAAGGCCCTGGTCCCCTTTAGGGGAAGGCCCATGGCGGAGTGGGTTTTGGAGGCCCTAAGGGGGGCGGGCCTTCCCGCGGTCTACCTGGGCGAGAACCCGGGGCTTTCCCCCGCTCCCAGGCTCACCCTGCCCGACCAGGGAAGCCTCCTCGCCAACCTGGAGGCCGCCTTAGCCCACGTGGAGGGGCGGGTCCTGGTGGCCACCGCCGACATCCCCCACCTGACCCCGGAGGCGGTGCGGTTTGTGCTGGAGAGGGCCCCGGAGGCGGCCCTGGTCTACCCCATCGTGCCCAAGGAGGCCGTGGAGGCCCGCTTTCCCGGAAACCGCCGCACCTACGCCAGGCTCAAGGAGGGCACCTTCACCGGGGGCAACCTTCTCCTTCTGGACAAGGCCCTCTTCTTCCAGGCCCTGCCCCTGGCCAGGCGGGTGGTGGCCTTGAGGAAGAGGCCCCTCGCCCTGGCGCGCCTCATCGGCCTGGACATTCTCCTGAAGCTCCTTTTGGGGAGGCTTTCCCTTCCCGAGCTGGAGGCCCGGGCCAGGCGGATCCTGGGGGTGGAGGCCCAGGCCCTCGTCACCCCCTACCCCGAGGTGGGGGTGGACGTGGACAAGGAGGAGGACCTGGTAAGCTAGACCCATGCGCACGGTGAAGGAACTCCGCCTGGCGGGGCTTTTTGCCTACCTGGCGGCTCTGGTCCTGGCCCTCCTTTTCTCCTTGCTGGTGCACTTCCTCCTGGGCGGTGGGGGAAGGCTTGGCTGGGGGGGCTTCAACTTCTACGGCCTGCTGGAGGGTCTGGCTTTCCTCCTCTTCTTCACCTTCGCCCTCTATGTGGCCCAGAGAGCGGTGCGAGTCCCCTGCACCACCCTCCTCACCGCTGGGCTTCTTGGCCCTCTGCCTGCGTACCGCCTGGCCAAGCCCCTCCCCCAGGTGGAGGCCCCGGAGGCCTACGAGGGCCGGGGGGTGGCCCTTCTGGTGCAGGAGGGGAGGCCTATAGGGCTTCTTGGGCTTTCCGATCACATCCGGCCCCTGGAGGAGGTGCCCAGCGTGGAGGCGGAGGCGGCGGTGAGCGAGCTCTACCCCCTTTTCCTCCGCGAGCCCCTGGTCCTGGTGGTGCGGGGGGAGGAGGTCCTTGGGGCCATCTTCCGTGAGGCCTTTTACCGCCTGGCCCCTTGACAGGGAGCGCCCTGGCCTAAAATAGGGGGGAGCGGTTGCTCGGGAGGTGAAGGATGCCGCACGTGATCTGCGAGCCCTGCATCGGCGTGAAGGACCAGTCCTGCGTGGAGGTCTGCCCCGTGGAGTGCATCTATGACGGAGGGGATCAGTTCTACATCCACCCGGAGGAGTGCATTGACTGCGGGGCCTGCGTGCCCGCCTGCCCGGTGAACGCCATCTTCCCCGAAGAGGACGTTCCCGAGCAGTGGAAGTCCTACATTGAGAAAAACCGTAAGCTGGCCGGCCTAGAGTAGGCCCTCGTCGGGCCCCGCCCGGAGCGCGCGCACGTACCAGCTCACGGCGGGGCCTCCATCCTTTACGTGGCGGAAGCCCTCTTTTAGGAAGAAGTCCTTGGCCCTAGGGTTTTGGCCGTAGACCACGGCGTAGAGGCGCTTCACGCCCACCAGGTTCTCCATGAGGTGGCGGAGGGCCCTCTGGCCCAGGCCCTGGCCCTGGCGGTCCTCCCGGATGAGGAGAAGGCTCAGGGTGGCCTCCTCCGCCTTGGGGTAGTGGAGCTTGTAGTCCAGGTAGCCCACGGCCTCCCTTTCCAGGAAGAGGAGGAAGGCCCGGCGGCGGGGGTCCTTCTCCAGGGTGTGGAGGTCCCGGATCACGTCCTCGAGGCCCGGGGGCTCCATGCCGATCAGGGCGAAGTAGCCGGGGCTCTTCAGGAAGAGCTCTTGGAGGAGGGCGGCGTCCGAGAGCTGGACCGGGCGGAGGCTTAAGCTTTGGGTCCGCATCGCCTCCATGCTACCCGGCCCTCCCTGAGAAGGGGGTGAAAAAAACCGCCCCGGGAAACCCGGGGCGGCCTCCAGAGGCCTTTACTTGCGG encodes:
- a CDS encoding NTP transferase domain-containing protein; this translates as MEAVVLAGGEEAWARKYGVRSKALVPFRGRPMAEWVLEALRGAGLPAVYLGENPGLSPAPRLTLPDQGSLLANLEAALAHVEGRVLVATADIPHLTPEAVRFVLERAPEAALVYPIVPKEAVEARFPGNRRTYARLKEGTFTGGNLLLLDKALFFQALPLARRVVALRKRPLALARLIGLDILLKLLLGRLSLPELEARARRILGVEAQALVTPYPEVGVDVDKEEDLVS
- a CDS encoding ferredoxin, whose translation is MPHVICEPCIGVKDQSCVEVCPVECIYDGGDQFYIHPEECIDCGACVPACPVNAIFPEEDVPEQWKSYIEKNRKLAGLE
- a CDS encoding GNAT family N-acetyltransferase encodes the protein MEAMRTQSLSLRPVQLSDAALLQELFLKSPGYFALIGMEPPGLEDVIRDLHTLEKDPRRRAFLLFLEREAVGYLDYKLHYPKAEEATLSLLLIREDRQGQGLGQRALRHLMENLVGVKRLYAVVYGQNPRAKDFFLKEGFRHVKDGGPAVSWYVRALRAGPDEGLL